A window of Pyrobaculum aerophilum str. IM2 contains these coding sequences:
- a CDS encoding molybdopterin-binding protein, producing MYAVARLHGYREEAGFKAWVGADLAKALGIRVGDGVRVESKSGVSSARVAGVSEEIRAGVLLTLDVYMAVSGFRTVLLKKLNRVYEAESAAIGIESMRVLDAEQLMRLINIVVAYRVPVFTNFTGFLQTDDGAWVKLIIKGVSPREPAYLSKETKIWIR from the coding sequence ATGTACGCCGTAGCTAGGCTACACGGCTATAGAGAAGAGGCGGGATTTAAGGCGTGGGTAGGGGCGGATCTGGCCAAGGCCTTGGGGATTAGAGTAGGCGACGGCGTGAGAGTTGAGAGTAAGAGTGGAGTCTCATCGGCGCGTGTGGCCGGGGTTAGCGAGGAAATTAGGGCTGGGGTCTTACTTACCCTTGACGTCTATATGGCTGTGAGCGGCTTTCGGACAGTTCTCCTGAAGAAGCTGAATAGAGTTTATGAGGCGGAGTCGGCGGCTATTGGCATTGAGTCCATGCGCGTGCTAGATGCGGAACAGCTCATGAGGCTTATAAATATCGTCGTCGCCTATAGAGTGCCCGTATTTACCAACTTCACCGGGTTTCTCCAGACTGACGACGGAGCTTGGGTTAAGCTGATAATTAAGGGGGTCTCCCCTAGAGAGCCCGCCTATCTCTCCAAGGAGACTAAAATATGGATTAGGTAG
- a CDS encoding aldo/keto reductase has product MRYRESMGLRISEISFGGWVVGSDLYKVDDDTAKRLVKRAIDLGINFFDTADVYGRGRSEKLLGEWLKGHDVVISTKVGYDFYNGPRPERRFDPEYLEFAVAKSSERLGVKPRLLMLHNPPLGAIKTSARYVLAKRGQWADYIGVALGPETNVLAEGIAALEEGYDALMFVFNLLEQEPGLELIRRGAGRILLARVPHASDVLTDRFRPEFPPDDHRSLRKREWLLKARRLVEAEIIPLAKELGLTLGQYALKFVLSFPITSVVITATSVEELEEYAEASDGRPLPRHHLQKIAEFWSANKTELTA; this is encoded by the coding sequence ATGCGCTACAGAGAGTCCATGGGGCTTAGGATCTCTGAAATAAGCTTCGGCGGTTGGGTCGTGGGGAGCGACTTGTACAAAGTCGACGACGACACGGCCAAGCGGTTAGTGAAAAGGGCAATAGACCTCGGGATTAATTTCTTCGACACGGCTGACGTATACGGAAGAGGGAGGAGCGAGAAGTTGCTGGGGGAGTGGCTGAAGGGACACGATGTGGTCATCTCAACAAAGGTGGGCTACGATTTTTATAACGGGCCGCGGCCCGAGAGGAGATTCGACCCAGAGTATTTAGAATTTGCCGTCGCCAAGTCTTCAGAGAGGCTTGGGGTTAAGCCCCGCCTCTTGATGTTACACAACCCCCCTCTCGGGGCTATAAAAACATCGGCGCGATACGTCCTGGCTAAAAGAGGCCAGTGGGCGGATTACATAGGCGTCGCCCTAGGCCCCGAGACAAACGTCCTAGCCGAGGGCATAGCAGCGCTTGAGGAGGGGTACGACGCGTTAATGTTTGTATTTAATCTGCTGGAACAGGAGCCGGGGCTGGAGTTAATTAGGCGAGGCGCTGGCAGAATACTCCTCGCCAGAGTTCCCCATGCAAGCGACGTGTTGACAGACCGCTTCCGGCCCGAGTTCCCGCCAGATGATCACCGCTCTTTGAGGAAAAGGGAGTGGTTGCTAAAGGCCAGGAGGCTCGTTGAGGCAGAAATTATCCCCTTGGCTAAAGAGCTCGGCCTAACGCTGGGGCAGTACGCGCTTAAATTCGTCCTCTCCTTTCCGATCACCAGTGTCGTCATCACGGCCACCTCTGTCGAAGAACTTGAGGAATACGCCGAGGCTTCAGACGGCCGCCCGCTACCCAGACACCACCTCCAAAAAATCGCAGAGTTCTGGTCGGCGAATAAGACTGAGCTAACCGCCTAA
- the cgi121 gene encoding KEOPS complex subunit Cgi121 yields MICSGELCFRSESVAFESPPEKIKIEAEGAVAVCIKREAVADWRELLQALYYALHWRGPARDLNISALVFLAKTSQIRDALSLSAAGQREAICAVLGPKNAVEAAKMPRGEAYLPQGRWDPWAITKFALDLVK; encoded by the coding sequence GTGATCTGTAGCGGAGAGCTATGCTTCCGCTCTGAGTCCGTGGCCTTTGAGTCGCCGCCTGAAAAAATCAAAATAGAGGCCGAGGGCGCCGTGGCGGTGTGCATAAAGCGAGAAGCCGTAGCAGACTGGAGGGAGCTTCTGCAAGCGCTTTATTACGCCCTTCACTGGAGGGGTCCGGCCAGGGACTTGAACATCTCCGCGCTTGTCTTCTTGGCGAAGACTAGCCAGATTAGAGATGCCTTGTCGTTATCTGCGGCGGGGCAGAGGGAGGCGATATGCGCCGTCTTGGGCCCAAAAAATGCCGTAGAGGCGGCGAAAATGCCGAGGGGCGAGGCGTATCTCCCACAGGGGAGGTGGGACCCCTGGGCGATTACTAAATTCGCCTTAGATCTCGTAAAATAA
- a CDS encoding rhomboid family intramembrane serine protease, giving the protein MFDNPWTVGITASEFVENPLNPKVILSMFAHAGIFHILGNMLFLYKYGDNVEAAMGRLRYLLFYLAYCYVAVAAQMLFASATGLPRQMLAPMVGASGAISGVLGAYIYLWPGSSTYRCFCIRYACYCRKMAARYDIAIWAGFQFLLPLLEPSVAVFAHTGGLIAGVALAPLFAKRENVERLREDIREGKFRGLQPEEDEVIIKGWDGVVKAVLAAVVFVVLIIAILGVKSHT; this is encoded by the coding sequence GTGTTTGATAATCCTTGGACTGTTGGGATTACGGCGTCGGAATTTGTGGAAAACCCGCTTAACCCCAAGGTAATTCTCTCCATGTTTGCCCACGCCGGGATATTTCATATATTGGGCAATATGCTTTTTCTGTATAAATACGGCGATAACGTCGAGGCGGCAATGGGGAGGCTGAGGTACCTCCTCTTTTACTTGGCTTATTGCTACGTGGCAGTGGCGGCGCAGATGTTGTTCGCCTCAGCTACGGGCTTGCCGAGACAAATGCTCGCTCCTATGGTAGGGGCGTCGGGGGCTATAAGCGGGGTATTAGGCGCATATATATACCTCTGGCCCGGATCATCCACTTACAGGTGTTTCTGTATCCGTTATGCGTGTTATTGTAGAAAAATGGCGGCTCGCTATGATATAGCAATATGGGCTGGCTTTCAATTCCTATTGCCGTTGCTAGAGCCTTCCGTCGCGGTGTTTGCCCACACGGGGGGTTTAATTGCTGGCGTTGCATTGGCGCCTTTATTTGCCAAGCGGGAAAACGTGGAAAGGCTGAGGGAGGACATAAGAGAGGGAAAGTTCCGGGGCCTCCAGCCTGAGGAGGACGAAGTAATAATAAAGGGCTGGGACGGCGTTGTCAAAGCCGTGCTTGCGGCGGTTGTGTTCGTAGTACTAATCATCGCAATTCTCGGCGTTAAGAGCCACACGTGA
- a CDS encoding DNA-directed DNA polymerase → MFVIGARPPIRAERVDLIPLVRRGLTYVESSDAVWRVCEPAERWEQLRAKLVAKGYRVSQSYIPPSVRRYLHGERKVELGGGVAAVYVKDGVFKWRLGDEYGVGCPPAKYVAYWGQRPNCNGVVIDLKKIYKRGFWSAVAERFGDQWLLKALRGEPDDVLNALYLLAVEAARFLEALALATGVGVDAVLDVFENNSVAALAEAVFHREAERRGYVIEDSRRHFDMPYFDMARGRAPGVYKRVAELDFKSLFPSLVVKHGVDPTTARPCSNGLRAGGLGRYCFDGGPVADVIHKWLDQRLSTGDKAVSDALKWLMNAGIGAWGKAGWGMICEPCLLAVRTEAARLFDEAWRLFSPIYGDTDSIYVEEDKAGGVLSWGASLGGLRLELRGVWDVFILAPARRGGVAEKNYVKAGGGGLEVKGGLLRPHDVPLAVRLRYGDVIRVVAEGGDPVEAAVGILQNAPPEQLFIYRAVWRERLAEINKPSLFHTAARYVAERCSCDPVDVFYLPGDGVVYTPWVAVDKRLRARPADVEEVRRAAAEYVRRLWKLRALRLI, encoded by the coding sequence GTGTTCGTAATTGGGGCCAGGCCGCCTATAAGGGCGGAGCGCGTCGATTTAATCCCACTGGTCAGGAGGGGCCTTACCTATGTTGAGTCCAGCGACGCCGTGTGGCGAGTGTGCGAGCCGGCCGAGCGCTGGGAGCAACTCAGAGCTAAGCTTGTGGCCAAGGGGTATAGAGTATCTCAGTCTTATATTCCGCCGTCTGTGCGGCGGTACCTCCACGGGGAGAGAAAAGTGGAGCTGGGCGGAGGAGTGGCGGCTGTGTATGTAAAAGACGGCGTGTTTAAGTGGCGCCTGGGGGATGAATACGGCGTCGGCTGTCCGCCGGCTAAATACGTGGCGTACTGGGGGCAGAGGCCTAATTGTAATGGCGTAGTTATAGACTTGAAGAAGATTTATAAAAGGGGGTTCTGGTCGGCGGTCGCTGAGAGGTTCGGCGACCAGTGGCTCCTCAAGGCGCTGAGGGGGGAGCCAGACGACGTGTTAAACGCCCTCTACCTCCTCGCCGTGGAGGCCGCGCGCTTCCTTGAAGCTCTGGCCCTGGCGACCGGCGTGGGGGTGGACGCGGTGCTGGACGTGTTTGAGAACAACTCAGTGGCGGCGCTGGCCGAGGCCGTGTTTCACCGCGAGGCTGAGAGGAGGGGCTATGTAATTGAGGACTCTAGGCGCCACTTCGACATGCCTTATTTCGACATGGCGAGGGGCAGGGCGCCTGGGGTGTACAAACGCGTGGCCGAGCTGGACTTCAAATCGCTGTTCCCATCGCTAGTCGTGAAACACGGGGTGGACCCCACGACTGCAAGGCCCTGTTCCAACGGGCTTAGGGCAGGGGGCCTCGGCAGGTATTGTTTCGACGGGGGCCCTGTTGCCGACGTTATCCACAAGTGGCTAGACCAGAGGCTTAGCACGGGGGATAAGGCCGTTTCAGACGCACTTAAGTGGCTTATGAACGCGGGGATAGGAGCGTGGGGGAAGGCCGGCTGGGGGATGATATGCGAGCCGTGTTTACTGGCTGTGAGAACTGAGGCGGCCCGTCTGTTCGACGAGGCGTGGAGGCTGTTCTCTCCTATATACGGCGATACTGATTCTATATACGTTGAGGAGGACAAGGCAGGCGGCGTGTTGAGCTGGGGGGCCTCCCTCGGGGGGCTTAGGCTGGAGCTGAGGGGGGTTTGGGACGTTTTTATACTGGCGCCTGCCAGGCGCGGGGGCGTCGCCGAGAAGAACTACGTCAAGGCGGGTGGCGGCGGGCTTGAGGTGAAGGGAGGCCTTCTGAGACCTCACGACGTGCCTCTGGCAGTGCGGCTTAGATACGGCGACGTGATCCGTGTGGTGGCTGAGGGCGGGGATCCCGTCGAGGCGGCGGTGGGGATTTTGCAAAACGCGCCGCCGGAGCAATTGTTCATTTACAGAGCTGTGTGGAGGGAGAGGCTGGCGGAGATAAACAAGCCGTCTCTGTTCCACACAGCGGCGCGTTACGTCGCGGAGAGGTGTAGTTGCGATCCCGTTGACGTTTTCTACCTGCCGGGCGACGGCGTTGTTTACACGCCCTGGGTTGCCGTGGACAAAAGGCTTAGGGCCAGGCCCGCCGACGTCGAGGAAGTGAGACGCGCCGCGGCGGAGTACGTAAGGAGGCTTTGGAAGTTACGCGCCTTAAGGCTTATATGA
- a CDS encoding DUF996 domain-containing protein, producing the protein MDFETSKILFAVGLILQLIGTFTVFVDLGVVSLVGWVLLLVGAHGLSDYYGNREIFNNYLYAFIAGLVGMVVLVVAFAGWLMHTAIFNPFALPRDFWSWVYIFVAVWFLTWVIIIISAYFEKRALEALHKATGVGDFGKAATFVWIGALLAVILVGLIIIVIGLIFAIIAAFGLKPKEGS; encoded by the coding sequence ATGGACTTCGAGACTTCAAAAATACTGTTCGCTGTTGGGCTGATTCTCCAGCTGATCGGCACATTTACGGTTTTTGTAGACTTAGGAGTTGTGTCCCTAGTCGGCTGGGTGTTGTTGTTAGTAGGCGCGCACGGGCTGTCGGATTATTACGGGAATAGGGAAATTTTCAATAACTACCTCTACGCCTTTATTGCAGGGCTTGTGGGGATGGTTGTCTTGGTCGTCGCTTTTGCCGGCTGGTTAATGCATACGGCTATTTTTAACCCGTTTGCCCTCCCCAGAGATTTCTGGTCTTGGGTATACATCTTCGTAGCGGTGTGGTTTCTCACATGGGTGATAATCATTATATCCGCTTATTTTGAAAAGAGGGCGCTGGAAGCGCTACATAAAGCCACTGGCGTGGGGGACTTCGGTAAGGCGGCGACTTTTGTGTGGATTGGCGCCTTGCTCGCAGTAATACTGGTCGGATTAATTATCATTGTAATTGGGCTTATATTCGCCATAATAGCCGCCTTTGGGCTAAAGCCCAAGGAGGGGAGTTAG
- a CDS encoding PaREP1 family protein: MEARYEAELALKFLEQGLYRNAAGRAFQAWRALLAAIAVDYGHVIAESFKGVKATREDKRVGPADFYNCLHAHRLYAGSSQGVIRRCKS; encoded by the coding sequence TTGGAGGCCAGGTATGAGGCGGAGCTTGCGCTTAAGTTTTTAGAACAGGGGCTTTACAGAAACGCCGCCGGCAGGGCGTTTCAGGCGTGGAGAGCCTTGCTGGCGGCCATCGCCGTGGATTACGGCCACGTCATAGCCGAGAGTTTTAAGGGAGTTAAGGCGACTAGAGAGGACAAGAGGGTTGGCCCAGCCGATTTTTATAATTGCCTTCACGCCCACAGGCTATATGCTGGCAGTAGCCAAGGCGTTATAAGACGTTGCAAGAGTTAA
- a CDS encoding NAD(P)/FAD-dependent oxidoreductase, which yields MKRVVIVGGGVAGITVAKTLLEGKMLAEITVVNNTPHYFSGPSRPLIITQEQSLDRIVRSYEEVARRGIKVVVGTVYSIDPANRVVKLVGGYTSDGGLKELKYDYLVLAPGIVLDGSQITGYEKYRGNVLNVYDPGRVHALREKVWKAERGTVVVYAPKAPYRCAPAPTETALAIDAVLRYRKVRDKFRIIHIDANDKTQPPVLADVVAEIYKKQGVELVTGQEIVEIGENYVVTKSGEKYQYDILAMLEPNRTPKFITEAGLGGNFIDVRSPQDLRSPKYDDVLAAGDAAGLPFPKNQEIAFESALFAANKILEMEGLSYRASVQYAFLGWAYVGNPEGRLETLSVMFGLDFTSQPPKPTKDPQPKREYTERKDAWEQSYLKNLFGY from the coding sequence ATGAAAAGGGTGGTGATAGTGGGAGGGGGAGTGGCGGGGATAACGGTGGCTAAAACGCTATTGGAAGGGAAAATGCTGGCGGAAATCACAGTAGTTAACAACACGCCGCATTACTTCTCGGGGCCTAGCAGGCCGCTGATAATAACACAGGAGCAGTCCCTCGACCGCATTGTGAGGAGTTACGAAGAGGTCGCGAGGAGGGGGATCAAGGTGGTCGTTGGCACGGTTTACTCTATTGACCCAGCCAATAGAGTTGTGAAGCTGGTCGGCGGCTATACCTCAGACGGCGGCTTGAAGGAGTTGAAATACGACTACTTAGTGCTGGCCCCTGGGATAGTGCTTGACGGCTCTCAAATCACAGGATATGAGAAGTACAGGGGAAACGTCCTCAACGTCTACGACCCCGGCAGAGTACACGCCTTGAGAGAAAAGGTGTGGAAGGCCGAGAGGGGCACGGTAGTGGTGTACGCCCCAAAGGCCCCGTATAGGTGCGCCCCCGCGCCCACGGAGACCGCCCTTGCTATAGATGCCGTCCTTAGATATAGAAAAGTAAGAGACAAGTTCAGGATTATTCACATCGACGCCAACGACAAGACGCAACCCCCAGTCTTAGCAGACGTCGTGGCTGAGATTTACAAAAAACAAGGCGTTGAGCTCGTCACGGGCCAGGAAATTGTCGAAATAGGCGAGAACTACGTAGTGACTAAAAGCGGCGAGAAGTACCAATACGACATATTGGCAATGCTGGAGCCAAACAGAACGCCTAAGTTTATAACAGAGGCCGGCCTGGGAGGCAATTTTATTGACGTGAGATCTCCACAAGACCTCAGAAGTCCCAAATACGACGACGTATTAGCCGCGGGCGACGCCGCAGGCTTGCCATTCCCCAAGAACCAAGAAATTGCCTTTGAAAGCGCTTTATTCGCCGCGAACAAGATATTAGAAATGGAAGGCCTCAGCTACAGAGCCTCTGTGCAATACGCCTTCCTCGGCTGGGCCTATGTGGGGAACCCAGAGGGCCGACTTGAAACTCTCTCTGTAATGTTCGGCCTAGACTTCACCTCCCAGCCGCCGAAGCCAACAAAGGATCCACAGCCCAAGAGGGAATACACCGAGAGAAAAGACGCTTGGGAGCAGAGCTACCTCAAAAACCTATTCGGCTACTAA
- the dph5 gene encoding diphthine synthase — protein MLSLVGLGPGRGYVTEAAAEAIKNADCVFYEDYTAPLDVEALRRLARGEPIRLTRADLEDHSGRKIFECLKEGKRAVLVTGGDPMLATAHAAILALARRRGYRVEVVPGVSIICAAFSLSCLSIYKLGGVATVTYPRGGVYSTRPYDLVEQNLQRGLHTLLLLDVREDGRFMPPREGAEVLLQLEERVGRGLFKEDLPIVVVYKVGWGGSAVYATLGEIARSDLEGPAVFIVPSRLGPVEKECLEGLSARSSTR, from the coding sequence GTGCTTTCATTAGTCGGGCTCGGCCCTGGGCGGGGCTATGTGACAGAGGCCGCGGCTGAGGCGATAAAAAACGCCGACTGTGTATTTTATGAAGACTACACGGCCCCCCTCGACGTGGAGGCGCTGAGGAGACTGGCCAGGGGGGAGCCCATCAGGCTCACCAGGGCGGATTTAGAAGATCACTCCGGGCGGAAGATATTTGAGTGCCTAAAAGAGGGGAAAAGGGCCGTGTTAGTAACTGGGGGCGATCCCATGTTGGCCACGGCCCATGCCGCAATACTGGCTCTGGCGAGGAGGCGGGGGTACAGAGTGGAGGTGGTGCCCGGCGTTTCAATTATATGTGCCGCATTTTCATTAAGTTGCCTCTCAATATATAAATTGGGGGGAGTGGCCACTGTGACCTACCCAAGAGGGGGGGTTTACTCCACCAGGCCATACGACCTCGTGGAACAGAACTTGCAAAGAGGTCTTCACACGCTGTTACTTCTGGACGTCAGAGAAGACGGGAGATTTATGCCCCCTAGAGAGGGCGCCGAAGTTTTGTTACAACTAGAAGAGAGAGTTGGGAGGGGCTTGTTTAAAGAGGACTTGCCCATAGTGGTAGTGTACAAAGTGGGCTGGGGAGGCTCTGCCGTATACGCTACTCTGGGCGAGATTGCACGTAGCGATTTAGAAGGGCCTGCGGTGTTCATAGTCCCGTCAAGGCTGGGCCCTGTGGAAAAGGAATGCCTAGAGGGGCTCAGCGCGCGGAGCTCTACAAGGTGA
- a CDS encoding ATP-binding protein has translation MFIDRERELGFLEELYREERAHLVVIYGRRRVGKTWLVRRFLEGKRGVYFHALRQPLEVELERLAEALSKALSKYVKADWDSVAEALAEAGKFVLAVDEFTYWVEEEPGVLASLQQLWDVVSARSPLFLILLSSTASLVEKSLSYGGELFGRRTAQLRLGPFPPYVVKDLLPYCAEDLAVAYAVTNGIPHYLSLFDPKAPLKRNLERLFSKWGPLYEEAENLLRFEVREPHVYLNIVRAIDEGATTYSEIAQRAHIPAQTLAKYLSVLERLEVVRREAPLWGRARPIYLISDLYIRFWIRAVYRNRELVELGGFVNIDIDRYMQGAYEEIVRRALPRLSERGLVRAAGICGRYWEGDVEIDLACLGDGEFAAFEIKWADLTVDDAERALRTLKKKSGYREGNYYVVARRALGEKPKWLLDLGDIFETSLCKT, from the coding sequence ATGTTTATTGACAGGGAAAGAGAGCTGGGGTTTCTAGAGGAGTTGTACAGAGAAGAGCGCGCCCATCTCGTGGTTATATACGGGAGGAGGAGGGTGGGCAAGACTTGGCTTGTGAGGCGGTTTCTAGAGGGGAAGAGGGGCGTTTATTTTCACGCCCTGCGTCAGCCCCTTGAGGTGGAGCTGGAGAGGCTGGCGGAGGCCCTATCAAAGGCGTTGAGTAAATATGTGAAGGCTGACTGGGACTCGGTGGCTGAGGCTCTGGCGGAGGCCGGCAAATTCGTACTCGCCGTTGACGAGTTCACCTACTGGGTTGAGGAGGAGCCGGGAGTACTGGCCAGTTTACAACAGCTGTGGGATGTTGTGTCTGCGAGAAGTCCGCTGTTTTTAATACTTCTCTCCTCCACAGCCTCTTTAGTAGAGAAGAGCCTTTCTTACGGCGGGGAGCTCTTCGGCAGGAGGACTGCGCAGTTAAGGCTGGGGCCGTTCCCCCCGTACGTAGTAAAAGACTTGCTCCCCTACTGCGCCGAGGATCTCGCCGTGGCGTACGCAGTGACAAACGGCATACCCCACTACCTTTCGCTCTTCGACCCCAAGGCGCCGCTGAAGCGTAATCTCGAGAGGCTGTTTTCCAAATGGGGCCCCCTTTATGAAGAGGCGGAGAACCTACTCCGTTTTGAAGTACGGGAGCCCCACGTCTATTTAAATATCGTTAGGGCAATTGACGAGGGCGCAACTACTTACTCCGAAATCGCCCAGAGGGCGCACATACCGGCGCAGACTCTGGCCAAATATCTGTCTGTTTTAGAGCGGCTGGAGGTAGTCAGGAGGGAGGCGCCGTTGTGGGGGAGGGCAAGGCCGATTTACTTAATTTCCGACTTGTATATACGGTTTTGGATAAGGGCAGTGTACAGAAACAGAGAGCTCGTGGAGCTGGGCGGCTTTGTTAATATAGATATAGACAGGTACATGCAGGGAGCCTATGAGGAGATCGTGCGCAGAGCCCTCCCAAGGCTCTCGGAGCGGGGGCTCGTAAGGGCCGCGGGAATCTGCGGCAGATATTGGGAGGGAGATGTGGAAATAGACCTGGCCTGCCTCGGAGACGGGGAATTCGCAGCGTTTGAAATAAAGTGGGCTGACTTAACTGTAGACGACGCCGAGAGGGCGTTGAGAACTTTGAAAAAGAAGAGCGGGTACAGAGAGGGCAATTATTACGTAGTGGCGCGGAGGGCCTTGGGGGAAAAGCCCAAATGGCTCCTCGACTTAGGCGATATCTTCGAGACGTCTCTCTGCAAAACTTAG